In Rhododendron vialii isolate Sample 1 chromosome 9a, ASM3025357v1, the following are encoded in one genomic region:
- the LOC131300420 gene encoding putative F-box protein PP2-B12 — translation MGRNPHVERERERRIDNFSALPEGCISQILSMASPRDACRSSAISPLFKSAADSDGVWEKFLPSNYRQIISRSVSPVVFPTKKHLYLSLCDSPLLLDGGKLSFALDRESRKKCCTLPARGLKIAQKDKPRYRKWISLPDSRFSEVAQFLLVPWLDIWGRINTAMLSANTTYAAYLIFKITDHCGLKSLQGKSSVRLVKELEDGYPDDLSCTVYLTLGTVRSLPREQNGRLPQMRRDGWMEIELGEFYNDEGDEGEVEMRLKKVRRSKIGRIEKGRLIVEGIEVRPKDIA, via the exons ATGGGTCGCAACCCAcatgtggagagagaaagagaaaggaggaTAGACAATTTCTCCGCGCTGCCGGAAGGATGCATCTCACAGATTCTGTCCATGGCCTCCCCTCGGGACGCGTGCCGATCGTCGGCGATCTCACCCCTATTCAAATCAGCCGCCGATTCGGATGGTGTGTGGGAGAAGTTTTTGCCGTCCAATTATCGGCAAATCATATCGAGATCGGTGTCTCCTGTCGTCTTCCCCACCAAGAAGCACTTGTACTTGAGTCTGTGTGATTCTCCTCTCCTCCTCGACGGCGGCAAACTG AGCTTTGCACTAGACAGAGAAAGCAGGAAGAAGTGTTGCACTCTACCAGCCCGGGGACTCAAAATTGCTCAGAAAGATAAGCCCCGATACCGGAAATGGATATCTTTGCCTGActcaag ATTCTCAGAGGTGGCCCAGTTTTTGTTGGTTCCGTGGCTTGATATTTGGGGCAGGATTAACACTGCAATGCTATCTGCAAACACTACTTATGCAGCTTAcctcattttcaaaatcacagaCCATTGTGGTCTTAAATCGCTTCAAGGGAAGTCCTCTGTGAGATTGGTTAAGGAATTAGAAGATGGGTATCCAGATGATTTGAGCTGTACTGTATATTTGACGCTGGGGACGGTGAGATCTCTGCCTAGAGAACAAAATGGACGGCTTCCTCAAATGAGAAGGGACGGGTGGATGGAGATTGAACTGGGGGAATTTTACAACGACGAAGGAGATGAGGGTGAAGTGGAGATGAGATTGAAAAAGGTCAGGCGTAGCAAGATTGGACGTATTGAGAAGGGTCGACTGATTGTGGAGGGCATTGAGGTTCGGCCTAAAGATATTGCctaa
- the LOC131300421 gene encoding putative F-box protein PP2-B12, which yields MDNFSVLPEGCISQILSMTSPRDACRSSAISSGFGAAANSDSVWEKFLPSDYRQIISRSVSPVVFFSTKKQLYFSLCDSPLLLDGGKLSFALDRESGKKCFTLPARELAIPWKEDPRLWKWISLPESRFSEVAQVVGVCWLNIWRRISTAMLSPKTTYAAYLIFKFTVQKRHYGLESLPVKASVRFVKEGEDGYEDDNSSIVFLTLQTLANLDRGQNGWLPQMREEGWMEIELGEFYNDEGDDGEVEMRLREISDWKSGLIVEGIEVRPKVGV from the exons atgGACAATTTCTCGGTGTTGCCGGAAGGATGCATTTCACAGATTCTGTCCATGACCTCTCCCCGGGACGCGTGCCGTTCGTCCGCAATCTCATCCGGGTTCGGCGCAGCTGCCAACTCAGATTCCGTTTGGGAGAAATTTCTGCCCTCAGATTATCGGCAAATCATTTCTAGATCTGTATCTCCAGTGGTCTTCTTCTCCACCAAGAAGCAGTTGTACTTCAGTCTCTGTGATTCTCCTCTCCTCCTCGACGGCGGCAAACTG AGCTTTGCACTAGACAGAGAAAGCGGGAAGAAGTGTTTCACTCTACCAGCCCGGGAACTCGCAATTCCTTGGAAAGAGGATCCCCGATTATGGAAGTGGATATCATTGCCTGAgtcaag ATTCTCAGAGGTGGCCCAGGTTGTGGGTGTTTGTTGGCTTAATATTTGGCGCAGGATTAGCACTGCAATGCTATCTCCAAAAACCACTTATGCAGCTTACCTCATTTTCAAATTTACAGTCCAGAAGAGACATTATGGGCTTGAGTCGCTTCCGGTGAAGGCGTCTGTCAGATTTGTaaaggaaggagaagatgggTACGAAGACGATAACAGTAGTATTGTTTTCTTAACCTTGCAGACACTGGCAAATTTGGATAGAGGACAAAATGGATGGCTCCCTCAAATGAGAGAGGAAGGGTGGATGGAGATTGAATTGGGGGAATTTTACAACGACGAAGGAGACGATGGTGAAGTGGAGATGAGATTGAGGGAGATCAGTGACTGGAAGTCCGGACTTATCGTGGAGGGCATTGAGGTACGGCCTAAAGTTggtgtataa
- the LOC131300422 gene encoding F-box/kelch-repeat protein At3g23880-like has protein sequence MEIESDPTHQESKRTNKTHQTPIPTQQASDRLPDLPHEIIAEILTRLPVKSLLQFRSVCKSWLSLISNPHFVKSHLSLAYKSDDYTHRRLVLSCVRPHFDLKSCSLGSILNDQSDTAVDLDYPLRAPHNSVWIVGSCNGLVCIAIEEDGVFLWNPTTRKSNRLPDSGVQMRYGCFIIYGFGYDLCNDDYKVVVIFCVLRSGGSYETEVKVYSLRTDTWRRIGDFCHGIPLNDSGRYASGSLHWSASGVQGSSYSWDIVSLDLVNEVYGKVVLPNFGEGRFDSTLEILRGCLCVLCNFPGTRSDIWVMKEYGQTESWTKLFSIPHITNLWGYEDSTLLYLSRNGEVLLQLGPRLILCNPKDATYKNIVIHNLLAWLEAHIYVESLVSPNARNVIQREHQ, from the coding sequence ATGGAGATCGAAAGCGACCCGACACACCAAGAATCCAAAAGGACCAATAAAACCCACCAAACCCCCATCCCAACCCAACAAGCTTCGGACCGACTTCCCGACCTTCCGCACGAAATCATCGCCGAGATACTCACGAGGCTGCCCGTCAAGTCTCTGCTGCAATTCAGGTCAGTTTGCAAATCATGGCTTTCTCTAATCTCAAATCCCCATTTCGTGAAATCCCATCTCAGTTTAGCATACAAAAGCGATGATTATACCCACAGGAGACTTGTTTTGAGCTGTGTTCGTCCCCATTTCGATCTCAAGTCATGTTCCCTTGGATCTATATTGAATGACCAATCCGATACGGCTGTAGATCTTGATTATCCATTGAGAGCCCCTCATAATTCGGTCTGGATTGTTGGTTCTTGTAATGGTTTGGTGTGTATTGCTATAGAAGAAGATGGCGTATTCCTGTGGAACCCAACTACTAGGAAATCCAATAGGTTGCCGGACTCAGGTGTTCAAATGCGTTACGGATGCTTTATTATATATGGGTTTGGTTATGATTTGTGTAATGATGACTACAAAGTGGTAGTGATCTTCTGTGTTCTTCGTAGCGGAGGTTCATACGAGACTGAGGTTAAGGTTTACTCATTAAGGACCGATACATGGAGGAGGATTGGAGACTTCTGTCATGGTATTCCGTTGAATGATTCGGGGAGATATGCGAGCGGGTCGCTCCATTGGTCTGCTAGTGGGGTTCAAGGTTCAAGTTACTCTTGGGACATTGTTTCTCTTGATTTGGTGAACGAGGTGTACGGGAAGGTTGTGCTGCCTAATTTTGGTGAGGGTAGGTTTGATTCGACGTTGGAGATTTTAAGAGGATGCCTTTGTGTGCTATGTAACTTCCCTGGTACTCGCTCTGATATATGGGTGATGAAGGAGTATGGGCAGACAGAGTCATGGACTAAGTTGTTTTCAATACCACATATTACAAATCTATGGGGTTATGAAGACTCCACGCTATTGTATCTTTCAAGGAACGGTGAAGTTTTACTGCAGCTTGGGCCACGATTAATTTTGTGCAATCCCAAAGATGCTACATATAAgaatattgtgattcacaattTGCTTGCTTGGCTTGAAGCTCATATCTATGTTGAGAGCCTAGTCTCACCTAACGCCAGAAATGTGATTCAGAGGGAACACCAATAA